A portion of the Oncorhynchus gorbuscha isolate QuinsamMale2020 ecotype Even-year linkage group LG19, OgorEven_v1.0, whole genome shotgun sequence genome contains these proteins:
- the LOC124004964 gene encoding LOW QUALITY PROTEIN: uncharacterized protein LOC124004964 (The sequence of the model RefSeq protein was modified relative to this genomic sequence to represent the inferred CDS: substituted 2 bases at 2 genomic stop codons) — MLSTHRWPEQGWAMLQLVLVAALSKAEPEGLVMCRRRGGPEYPQLAKDGDIILGGIFSFHSSWQNRELNYTHSPPPLQCSSLNFRAFQFTQAMLFAIEEINNSSSLLPGVSLGYKIYDSCGSIARGVRVALALANGNQETATEGSGCSRPAQVQAIMGEDSSSPSMATATVLGPFHIPMISHFATCGCLSDKVKYPSFFRTIPSDRYQSRALAQLVKHFGWTWVGAIRTNDDYGNNGMATFIETAEQLGICLEYSVAFFRTDPEEKLQRVIESIKTSKSKVIVAFLSFLDLDLLVRQFALHNLTGYQWVGSEGWIIDSYIARVDAHHVLNGAIGLSIAKAHVTGLGEFILDVRPLNSAGIDSSMFSEFWEALFDCRFRQGESSESETGQSQRECTGRENLSGLQNIFTDLSLMAIFNNVYKGVLAVAHALHNAWGCGETCGNKTQPDPQTVSXXAHIRKCNSDFHVSDISILEHIKNVRFKTKEGEEVYFNEKGDVTAKYDIINWQPKEDGSVEFVTVGLYDASLPADRQLTINNSSLVWTQNAKLVPVSVCSDSCPPGTRKAVQKGKPECCYDCIQCAEGEISNDTDSVTCDQCHPEFWTNKKRDMCEKKEIEFLSYEEIMGVLLTAVSLLGTCLTSIVAFIFFRYKKTPIVRANNSELSFLLLFSLALCFLCSLTFIGRPSEWSCMLRHTAFGITFVLCISCVLGKTIVVLMAFRATLPASNVMKWFGPPQQRLTVVSFTFVQALICTLWLVLSPPFPIKNLTTYKEKIILECDVGSAIGFWAVLGYIGLLSLLCFVLAFLARKLPDNFNEAKFITFSMLIFCAVWITFIPAYVSSPGKFTVAVEIFAILSSSFGLLFCIFAPKCYIILMKPEKNTKKLMMGKMSHTRDGAIAATPAAGAGGQGLYMGLRPGAVESKSPDCTTEPGAMPQLELVLSVLLVVMGEGEPVCRLQGRAELPDMAKDGDLVIGGIFSFRTEQDGVIDTFQTIPKIRRCINYNFREFQFAQTMIFAIEEINRNYEILPGIKLGYKIYNNCGTMDILRAAMALVNGQKSIINDNNCSKSDTVQAILGHSGSTPTIGMAQMVGRFQIPVISHFATCGCLSNRKEFPSFFRTIPSDFYQSRALAQLVKHFGWSWVGAISSDNDYGNRGLATFMLAAQEEGVCIEYSEAFEQTGPRHEILRIVEIIKQSSSKVIMAFMTHREIKVLVSELYRHNITGLQWIGSDAWITDPSLTAIEGHSALQGAIGFTVTRAHIPGLGEHLKDVHPSHFPDSMFLRDFWEIVFDCSLNMTTEPKRKPCNGSESLRDVQNTFTDVSEFTFSNNVYKSVYAVAHALHNLLTCEESRGPFSNGSCAQPTRIQPWQVLYYLQTVNFTTEEGERVFFDGNGDSPARYELVNLQITNPGTMDGVTVGTYDAALPKGHQFMMNNISVIWRGRSEKIPVSVCSESCPPGTRKAVQKGKPVCCFDCVPCSDGEISNATDSIECMRCQLEYWSNTYRDSCRPKEVEFLSYEEIMGTLLALFSLLGVFLTVMTSFIFYCYRETPIVRANNSELSFLLLFSLTLCFLCSLTFIGRPSEWSCMLRHTAFGITFVLCISCVLGKTIVVLMAFRATLPASNVMKWFGPPQQRLSVLAFTLIQVLICALWLTVSPPFPYKNMKTYQEKIILECDVGSAIGFWAVLGYIGLLSLLCFVLAFLARKLPDNFNEAKFITFSMLIFCAVWITFIPAYVSSPGKFTVAVEIFAILASSFGLLFCIFAPKCLIILLRPEQNTKKHMMGKTSNDIRH; from the exons ATGCTGTCCACACATAGGTGGCCAGAGCAGGGCTGGGCGATGCTACAGCTGGTTCTGGTGGCTGCTCTATCCAAGGCAGAGCCAGAGGGCTTGGTGATGTGCAGGCGGAGAGGAGGTCCAGAGTACCCACAGCTGGCCAAGGACGGAGACATCATTCTGGGAGGCATCTTCTCATTCCACAGCAGCTGGCAGAACAGAGAGCTGAACTACACACATAGCCCACCACCTCTGCAGTGCAGCAG TCTGAATTTCAGAGCGTTCCAGTTTACCCAGGCTATGCTGTTTGCCATAGAGGAGATCAACAACAGCTCATCCCTGTTGCCCGGTGTCTCTCTAGGCTATAAGATCTATGACTCATGTGGCTCCATAGCCAGAGGGGTGAGGGTGGCCCTGGCGCTGGCTAACGGGAACCAGGAGACAGCCACAGAGGGTTCAGGTTGCTCCAGACCAGCCCAGGTTCAGGCCATCATGGGGGAGGACTCCTCCTCACCCAGCATGGCCACTGCTACCGTCCTCGGTCCCTTCCATATCCCGATG ATCAGCCACTTTGCCACATGTGGGTGTCTGAGTGATAAAGTCAAGTACCCCTCCTTCTTCAGAACCATCCCCAGTGACCGCTACCAGAGCAGAGCCCTGGCCCAGCTGGTCAAGCACTTTGGATGGACTTGGGTGGGCGCCATCCGAACCAACGACGACTATGGAAATAACGGCATGGCCACGTTCATTGAGACGGCAGAGCAGCTGGGGATCTGTCTGGAGTACTCTGTGGCCTTCTTCAGGACAGACCCTGAGGAGAAGCTGCAGAGGGTCATAGAGAGCATCAAGACGTCCAAATCCAAGGTCATTGTtgccttcctctccttcctggaCCTAGACCTGCTGGTGAGGCAATTTGCCCTCCACAATCTGACAGGCTACCAGTGGGTGGGCTCCGAGGGATGGATCATTGACTCCTACATCGCCAGGGTGGATGCCCACCACGTCCTAAATGGAGCCATAGGCCTGTCCATCGCCAAAGCCCATGTCACAGGGCTGGGAGAGTTCATCCTGGACGTGAGGCCGCTTAACTCCGCCGGCATTGACAGCAGCATGTTCAGTGAGTTCTGGGAGGCTCTGTTTGACTGTCGCTTCAGGCAGGGTGAGAGCTCAGAGTCCGAGACGGGTCAGTCTCAGCGAGAGTGTACAGGCAGGGAGAATCTGTCTGGGTTGCAGAACATCTTCACTGATCTGTCTCTAATGGCTATCTTTAATAATGTCTATAAAGGTGTTCTGGCTGTGGCCCATGCCCTCCATAATGCTTGGGGCTGTGGGGAGACGTGTGGCAACAAGACACAGCCTGATCCACAGACAGTGAGTTGATAAGCACACATTAGGAAGTGTAACTCAGATTTTCATGTGTCAGACATTTCA ATTCTCGAGCACATAAAAAACGTGCGTTTCAAGACaaaggaaggggaggaggtgtaTTTCAACGAGAAAGGGGACGTTACTGCCAAGTATGACATCATCAACTGGCAGCCGAAAGAGGACGGCAGTGTGGAGTTTGTTACCGTGGGTCTTTACGATGCCTCCCTACCTGCAGACAGGCAACTCACCATCAACAACAGCTCCTTAGTGTGGACGCAGAATGCAAAGCTG gTGCCTGTGTCAGTGTGCAGTGACAGCTGTCCCCCAGGCACTCGTAAGGCTGTACAGAAAGGAAAGCCTGAATGCTGTTATGACTGTATCCAATGTGCAGAGGGAGAAATCAGCAATGACACAG atTCTGTCACCTGTGATCAATGTCATCCTGAGTTTTGGACCAATAAGAAGAGGGATATGTGTGAAAAGAAGGAAATAGAATTTCTCTCCTATGAAGAAATCATGGGAGTGTTGCTGACTGCTGTCTCCCTGCTAGGAACATGTTTGACGAGTATTGTGGCATTTATTTTCTTCAGATACAAGAAAACCCCCATCGTCAGGGCCAACAACTCTGAGCTGAGCTTcctgctgctcttctccttgGCTCTGTGTTTTCTGTGTTCTCTTACTTTCATTGGCCGGCCCTCTGAGTGGTCCTGTATGCTGCGTCACACAGCGTTTGGGATCACCTTCGTCCTCTGCATCTCTTGTGTTCTGGGGAAAACCATAGTGGTGTTGATGGCCTTCAGGGCTACACTTCCAGCCAGTAATGTCATGAAATGGTTTGgtcctccacagcagagattgacTGTAGTGTCCTTCACGTTTGTCCAGGCTTTGATATGCACTCTGTGGTTGGTCCtgtcccctcccttccccataaAAAACCTCACTACCTACAAGGAAAAGATCATTCTAGAGTGTGATGTGGGTTCAGCTATTGGTTTCTGGGCTGTGTTGGGTTATATAGGACTCCTGTCTCTCTTGTGCTTTGTGCTGGCTTTTCTGGCTCGGAAGCTGCCTGATAACTTCAACGAGGCCAAATTCATCACCTTCAGCATGCTCATATTCTGTGCAGTCTGGATCACTTTTATCCCAGCTTATGTCAGCTCTCCTGGGAAGTTCACTGTAGCTGTGGAGATCTTTGCCATTCTGTCCTCAAGCTTTGGGTTGCTTTTCTGTATATTTGCACCTAAATGTTATATAATTTTAATGAAACCAGAGAAAAACACTAAAAAGTTGATGATGGGAAAAAT GAGCCACACCAGGGATGGAGCCATAGCAGCTACCCCTGCTGCAGGGGCGGGGGGCCAGGGGCTATATATGGGGCTGAGGCCGGGAGCTGTAGAGTCTAAGAGCCCTGACTGCACTACAGAGCCAGGAGCCATGCCACAGCTGGAGCTGGTCCTGTCGGTGCTGCTGGTggtgatgggggagggagagcctGTGTGCAGGctgcagggcagggcagagctgCCAGACATGGCCAAGGACGGGGACCTTGTCATCGGAGGCATCTTCTCGTTCCGCACCGAACAAGATGGGGTCATAGACACATTTCAGACAATCCCTAAAATTCGTAGATGCATAAA TTATAATTTCAGAGAATTCCAGTTTGCTCAAACAATGATCTTTGCAATTGAGGAGATCAACAGAAACTATGAAATTCTTCCAGGCATTAAGCTTGGATACAAAATCTACAATAACTGTGGCACTATGGATATACTGAGAGCTGCGATGGCTCTGGTGAACGGGCAGAAGAGCATAATCAATGACAACAACTGCAGTAAATCGGACACAGTCCAGGCCATCCTTGGGCATTCTGGATCAACACCTACTATCGGAATGGCACAGATGGTTGGGAGGTTTCAAATACCAGTG ATCAGCCACTTCGCCACCTGTGGGTGTCTGAGTAACAGAAAGGAGTTCCCTTCCTTCTTTAGAACCATCCCCAGTGACTTCTACCAGAGCAGAGCCTTGGCCCAACTGGTCAAGCACTTTGGCTGGAGCTGGGTGGGGGCTATAAGCAGTGATAATGACTACGGGAATAGAGGCCTAGCCACCTTCATGCTAGCTGCACAGGAGGAGGGAGTGTGTATAGAATACTCTGAGGCATTTGAGCAGACAGGTCCGCGCCATGAGATTCTCAGGATAGTGGAGATTATtaaacagtccagttcaaaggtcATCATGGCCTTCATGACCCACAGGGAGATCAAGGTTCTGGTGAGTGAGCTCTACAGGCACAATATCACAGGACTACAGTGGATCGGCAGCGATGCGTGGATCACAGATCCttctctcactgccatcgagggACACAGCGCCCTGCAAGGCGCCATAGGCTTCACGGTGACCAGGGCTCACATCCCTGGGCTGGGAGAGCATCTGAAGGACGTCCACCCTTCTCACTTCCCCGACAGCATGTTTCTCAGGGATTTCTGGGAGATTGTGTTCGACTGCTCACTCAATATGACTACAGAACCTAAGAGGAAGCCGTGCAACGGCTCTGAGAGTTTAAGAGACGTGCAGAACACGTTCACAGATGTGTCCGAGTTCACATTCAGTAATAACGTGTATAAGTCTGTCTACGCTGTAGCTCACGCCCTCCACAACCTGTTGACATGTGAGGAGAGCCGGGGACCCTTCTCTAACGGGAGCTGTGCTCAACCCACACGCATACAGCCCTGGCAG GTTTTGTATTACCTTCAAACAGTGAATTTCACaacagaagagggggagagagtgttttTCGACGGTAATGGAGACTCACCGGCTAGATACGAACTGGTTAACTTACAAATCACTAACCCAGGCACCATGGATGGAGTCACCGTCGGGACCTATGATGCCGCACTGCCAAAAGGCCACCAGTTCATGATGAATAACATCAGCGTCATATGGAGAGGACGTAGTGAAAAG ATACCTGTGTCAGTGTGCAGTGAGAGCTGTCCCCCAGGCACTCGTAAGGCTGTGCAGAAAGGAAAGCCCGTATGCTGTTTTGACTGTGTGCCATGTTCAGACGGAGAGATCAGCAACGCTACAG ATTCCATCGAATGTATGAGGTGTCAGTTGGAATACTGGTCCAACACGTACAGAGATTCCTGCCGTCCGAAAGAAGTTGAATTCTTATCTTATGAGGAAATCATGGGGACACTGCTGGCCTTGTTTTCATTGCTAGGGGTGTTTCTTACTGTGATGACATCATTCATTTTCTACTGTTACAGAGAGACCCCCATCGTCAGGGCCAACAACTCTGAGCTGAGCTTcctgctgctcttctccttgactctgtgttttcTGTGTTCTCTTACTTTCATTGGCCGGCCCTCTGAATGGTCCTGTATGCTGCGTCACACAGCGTTTGGGATCACCTTCGTCCTCTGCATCTCTTGTGTTCTGGGGAAAACCATAGTGGTGTTGATGGCCTTCAGGGCTACACTTCCAGCCAGTAATGTCATGAAATGGTTTGGTCCTCCACAGCAGAGACTCAGTGTTCTGGCTTTCACTCTCATACAGGTCCTGATCTGTGCTCTTTGGTTAACagtctcccctcctttcccctacAAGAATATGAAAACATATCAGGAAAAGATCATTCTAGAGTGTGATGTGGGTTCAGCAATTGGTTTCTGGGCTGTGTTGGGTTATATAGGACTCCTGTCTCTCTTGTGCTTTGTGCTGGCTTTTCTGGCTCGGAAGCTGCCTGATAACTTCAACGAGGCCAAATTCATCACCTTCAGCATGCTCATATTCTGTGCAGTCTGGATCACCTTTATCCCAGCTTATGTCAGCTCTCCTGGGAAGTTCACTGTAGCTGTGGAAATCTTTGCTATTCTGGCCTCTAGTTTTGGTTTACTTTTCTGCATATTTGCTCCTAAATGTTTGATTATATTGCTGAGGCCAGAGCAAAACACCAAGAAACATATGATGGGGAAGACATCCAATGATATCCGTCATTAA